The following DNA comes from Cucumis sativus cultivar 9930 chromosome 7, Cucumber_9930_V3, whole genome shotgun sequence.
ttgaaagaaattgattttgttttgaacaAGGATTGTTTATGTTAGAAGGAGGATAAAAAGGCAAAGAAATAACAACTAAACTGGTCGAGAAGGAAAAAGACCAAAGTtataatttcacattttttaaaggaaaaaagaaaaccttctTGATCCATCAAGTTTGGTTTAGGTTGTATTTggttcttaaacttttaaattcaataatttcaacttgaaattttatttcgACTCCGAATAAAATTTACAAgcagtttttaatttttttaatattaattgtttaaatttagcaTGAAAAGAGAGTATCAACTGTTGAGTTGGAGCCAAACTATACATTGTTTCTAGACTTccaaatttgtgtttaaaagaCATATCAACCCATGACTCGTGTTTAATGCgtttatatctttaatttagTGTCTAATAGGTTATGATTCTATGTTGAATAAATATAccttatattcaatttttaaaaacagaatataaaattgaattttcaattttatgtcaaGTTAAAAGACATAATCCAAacacaaaacttaaaattgattgaataTAAGATTAGAAGTTAAATAACCagagataaaatttaaacttttctttaaaaaaattagattttgtgATAAAaatgggattttttttctcagaataattaaaaagtataaattatttatctggccaaaaaaactacaaaaactCATTACACTTAGTTTGGAAAATCTTCGTACCTTTCTTTACCaatgattataaaatttgagattatatttatattttctttttttttttatatagaaaaactGTAATGgagattaatttaaattttgtgtaaagcaaatatttacatatttgaCTTGTGGCGAGAGCAATGGCTCCATTTTAGGAGACTCGATCGGATTCTGAGCTGCTCAAACCGCGGTCAGTAATCCCATTCCCATCCAATTCCTGTCCTTTCACGAACCCTagcttctctttcttttcagaTTCTTCCATCGTCATCACGGTTCCTCGGATCTTTGAAAAGATAATCCCCCCAATGATATAGCCTGGTAATATCgctaatttctttttggttttctttctgatcttttaatcttttttttttcttttagggaATTGCACAATTTGTGGGTTTTTAATTCCCTATGATCTGTCGAAGATCGATTAATCAGTTTATTACTCAGATAGAATTCCTATTGTGTTCCGTAGGAAATGCGTGTCTCGTTTGTTTTGGACTGCGTTATTGAATGATTTTGGGATTTGATTGCTTTTCCAATTGTACTAAGTGGTGAAATGGCTTAGGTTCTTCGGGATCGGGTATTTTTTATGTGAAACGTTTATTTGTAACCAAATTAAAGCGATAACGACGAGATCCACATCGATGTTTTCTTGCTTTGAGTTATAATTATCTCTGCACGTTTATGGGGTGGCATTGTGGGTTCGAAGAGTTTACAGTATCGGTGTAGTAATGGGATGTGTGAATTATACTACAGAAAATGGCAATGGTTGGAAATTGGAATAACTTCCTTTTCGAATATTCTTCCAAGGGTACTTGTAAAGTTTGTAAGGAGTTATATTCAACTTGTGACCAATTTGGGTTCAGATAACGATGTTAGAGCCTGGAAAATAGGATAATTAGAAGAtgaatttgttaaataaatgatttttcgATCTTGCATGTCAACAAATTATGTCTCAAGAAAAGCaccttattcatatttttgttgCCAGTTACTAATTTTCCCCCTTTGATTAATGACcttgtcattattattatatgctTGATCCTTAGAGGAGTTATATACATGGAAATGCTCCAATCGTACTCCGCTTGTTTGTCACCATCTTATGTAAGTTATCCTGGCTGACCTAGTACAATGATTTTATCCTCAGTTGGGGgacatatcaaattaaagatGGTGAAGCTTACAATGATTGCCCGTGTTACCGATGGTCTTCCTCTAGCAGAGGGACTGGATGATGGCCGTGACATGCAAGATGCAGAGTTCTACAAGCAGCAAGTGAAGGCTCTGTTTAAAAACTTATCAAGAGGTCAAAATGAGGCTTCAAGAATGTCTGTCGAGACAGGGCCATATGTTTTTCAGTATCCTTACGTAATTGGCATTTCAGATTTAACTTATAGTATTCTTTGGCAGGCTagtttgttgtattttttatttttgtatctGCTTGTCCATGATCACATGGTGtatattttactaaataaattaggaAGTAGCTTTCCTGTGGCTCCTTGGTCATTACACCCATTTTGATTTGTTGTGGCTTATGAGGCTGAATGAAAATATGGTTTTCATGTTTCTATTTGTGTCATGTCATGGAAAGAAAATCGTGACCTTGGGGCCTGGGCAAACTAATTTTGTCCTGACAATTTAACGGTAGCTTGCTGAAAAAGTTTTGAGACAAAGGAGGTTGATATTGaatatgaaaacttttttttattttaccacTTCTTGTGTTCAATGTGTGGAGGAATCAGCATATAAGTGTGTCTTATCAAGtcttttagaattttggtttttcacttttaactGTCGAGAAGATTGCTGGCTCAAATTATGCTCTTGGAAAAAGTCATTTTACCTTGACCTGAGtttttagttatataattGAAGGAAGGGTCTGTTATTTGACTATGTGTGACCGTGCTTATCCTAAGAAACTTGCCTTTCAATACCTTGAAGACCTGAAGAATGAGTTTGAACGTGTTAATGGGGCTCAAATTGAAACCGCTGCTAGGCCTTATGCATTCATTAAGTTTGG
Coding sequences within:
- the LOC101208227 gene encoding 25.3 kDa vesicle transport protein, giving the protein MVKLTMIARVTDGLPLAEGLDDGRDMQDAEFYKQQVKALFKNLSRGQNEASRMSVETGPYVFHYIIEGRVCYLTMCDRAYPKKLAFQYLEDLKNEFERVNGAQIETAARPYAFIKFDTYIQKTKKLYQDTRTQRNIAKLNDELYEVHQIMTRNVQEVLGVGEKLDQVSQMSSRLTSESRIYADKARDLNRQALIRKWAPVAIVFGVVFLLFWFKSKIW